A part of Paenibacillus sp. sptzw28 genomic DNA contains:
- a CDS encoding N-acetylmuramoyl-L-alanine amidase: protein MKLRSFFSLFFLCLLLFGCSDQSAEPAPIPEYKKQAVKHNISQTSVSASNVPILNFYLSPQSSNPRTEKVTHVMIHFISNAIQKPQNPYDVKDVYRIFLTTGTSTNYMIGRNGEIYRLVSEDRVAFHAGKGSLPGFPQYQNKMNEYSIGIEMLAIGTRDEMLPVMPGNTYGLIAPANIGYTDVQYRSLNRLLNEILKRHPTIQRDRKHIVGHNEYAPGRKTDPGKLFDWSRINISHRNYTVKSGDTLWKIAQKFGVSIQTIIKYNNLNPNVYLKVGQKLLIPQ, encoded by the coding sequence ATGAAACTGAGAAGTTTTTTTTCGCTCTTTTTTTTATGTTTGCTCTTATTTGGATGTAGCGACCAAAGCGCGGAGCCAGCGCCGATCCCGGAATACAAGAAGCAGGCGGTCAAACATAACATTTCACAAACTAGCGTGAGTGCCAGTAATGTCCCAATTCTTAATTTTTACCTTTCACCCCAATCTTCGAACCCCCGGACCGAGAAAGTCACACATGTGATGATTCACTTTATTTCGAATGCCATACAGAAACCGCAGAACCCGTATGATGTAAAAGATGTGTATCGCATATTTCTTACCACCGGAACCTCCACTAATTACATGATTGGACGGAACGGAGAAATTTACCGATTGGTGAGTGAAGACCGCGTCGCATTCCACGCTGGAAAAGGAAGTCTGCCAGGATTCCCACAGTATCAAAACAAAATGAATGAATATTCGATCGGAATTGAGATGTTAGCGATTGGAACACGGGATGAGATGCTGCCTGTCATGCCTGGAAACACGTATGGTTTGATAGCCCCTGCTAATATCGGATATACCGATGTTCAGTATCGCTCTCTAAATCGCTTATTGAATGAAATTCTTAAACGCCACCCTACTATTCAACGGGACAGAAAACATATTGTCGGCCATAACGAGTATGCTCCTGGAAGAAAGACGGATCCTGGGAAGCTATTTGATTGGTCACGCATCAATATTAGTCACCGAAACTATACAGTGAAGTCAGGTGATACATTGTGGAAAATTGCGCAAAAATTTGGTGTGAGTATACAGACGATTATCAAATATAACAATCTAAATCCGAACGTTTACCTCAAAGTCGGGCAAAAGTTATTGATCCCTCAATAA
- a CDS encoding LysM peptidoglycan-binding domain-containing protein, which translates to MKKQFVLLFSLILLMLMNVSPAHAVNNPRNIYEVKSGDYLWKIANTYRTSVEDLKLINGLQSDLIVVGQKLRVPIMYEVLPGDSLWKLAQAFNSTVVSIKTKNGLTSDVIYVGQKIKIPPTKLTMQGQYVLMTREEFKDWIFNHKFTRRIGKIQQHHTYQPSYQQFNGSNHFSLLKGMEDYHVNVMGWSNISQQLTTFPDGKVAVGRPFNIPPEGSFGLLNKSAMQAIEADALAIENVGNFDAGNNQMTAEQRETIVTVSALLMLKFGLTPSVDSITYHHWWDINSGERVLDKGEGHAIKTCPGTGFFGGNSTASAKNNFYPVVSQKMQEILASMQ; encoded by the coding sequence ATGAAAAAACAATTTGTGCTTCTATTTAGTTTGATTTTATTAATGCTAATGAATGTATCTCCTGCTCATGCAGTTAATAACCCGAGGAATATATATGAGGTGAAATCAGGGGATTATTTATGGAAAATTGCAAATACATATAGGACCTCTGTAGAGGACCTGAAACTAATTAACGGATTACAATCGGATTTAATAGTAGTTGGTCAGAAATTAAGGGTTCCCATCATGTACGAAGTTCTTCCTGGGGATAGTCTATGGAAGCTTGCACAAGCATTTAATTCTACAGTCGTTTCTATAAAAACAAAAAATGGACTTACATCCGATGTTATTTATGTAGGGCAAAAAATAAAGATTCCTCCTACGAAGCTGACCATGCAAGGACAGTATGTGCTAATGACCAGAGAGGAATTTAAAGATTGGATATTTAATCATAAATTCACAAGAAGAATTGGTAAAATACAGCAACATCATACTTATCAACCGTCTTATCAGCAATTCAACGGATCGAATCATTTTTCGTTGTTGAAGGGTATGGAGGATTATCACGTTAATGTGATGGGATGGAGTAATATAAGCCAACAATTAACCACATTTCCAGACGGAAAAGTAGCTGTAGGCAGGCCATTTAACATACCTCCTGAAGGTTCATTCGGGTTGCTTAATAAATCTGCAATGCAGGCTATTGAAGCTGATGCGTTAGCTATTGAAAATGTTGGGAACTTTGATGCAGGTAATAATCAAATGACTGCGGAACAAAGAGAAACGATTGTTACTGTCAGTGCCTTGCTTATGTTGAAATTCGGGTTAACTCCGTCCGTTGACAGTATCACATACCATCATTGGTGGGATATCAATTCGGGGGAAAGAGTATTAGACAAAGGTGAAGGACATGCCATTAAAACATGTCCAGGCACTGGTTTTTTCGGTGGTAATTCCACAGCTAGTGCAAAAAACAACTTTTATCCTGTAGTGTCACAAAAAATGCAAGAAATTTTAGCATCAATGCAATAA
- a CDS encoding LysM peptidoglycan-binding domain-containing protein, whose product MQIHVVQRGDTLWRISQRYGSTTSQIVLANQLEDPNVLIVGQSLVVPETKREYIIQPGDNLWSVAQRYGTTVQALVEANQISNPAMIFVGQMLTMPFLSHTVQSGEALWLLAQRYGTTVEAIIQANRIANTSQIFPGQVLRIPAKARPITEVNAYTTSTSEEGRQEVLSLGRYFTYLTPFTYSIRQDGSITEMNEVPILNAARANRVAPLLVLTNFTGGKFDSDLAATVLRSPELQDALITNILDKIKSKNYLGVNFDFEYVKPEDRENYNTFLRKTVARLRPEGFSVSTALAPKVREGQKGLLYEAHDYAAHGEIVDFVVLMTYEWGWAGGRPLAIAPINEVKRVLDYAVTAIPRNKILMGMPLYGRDWKIPWVQGTFAQIVTPQEAVRLAARYGVDIQYHETYQSPFFHYVDESGQEHEVWFEDARSFQTKFDTVKQYGLRGVSYWVLGSPSPQNWLVQQNNFMVRKII is encoded by the coding sequence ATGCAAATTCATGTCGTGCAAAGAGGAGACACATTGTGGCGTATTTCGCAACGATACGGTTCAACTACCAGTCAAATCGTATTAGCCAATCAATTGGAAGACCCCAATGTTCTTATAGTTGGCCAATCACTTGTTGTACCGGAGACGAAACGGGAATACATTATCCAACCGGGCGATAATTTGTGGTCGGTTGCTCAGCGCTATGGGACTACAGTCCAAGCACTTGTTGAAGCAAATCAGATATCCAATCCGGCAATGATCTTTGTTGGACAAATGCTCACCATGCCTTTTCTGTCTCATACCGTTCAGTCGGGAGAAGCACTCTGGTTGTTAGCACAACGTTACGGCACAACCGTAGAGGCGATTATTCAAGCAAACCGAATCGCCAACACTTCCCAAATTTTCCCTGGGCAGGTGCTTCGGATTCCCGCAAAAGCAAGACCGATAACCGAAGTGAACGCTTATACGACAAGCACGAGTGAAGAGGGGAGGCAGGAAGTGCTAAGCTTAGGAAGGTACTTCACGTACCTAACCCCTTTTACGTACTCCATTCGACAGGACGGAAGCATTACGGAAATGAATGAGGTCCCTATCTTAAATGCCGCTCGAGCAAATCGGGTTGCGCCGCTTCTTGTCCTCACAAACTTCACCGGAGGAAAATTTGACTCGGATCTTGCGGCAACCGTTCTGCGAAGCCCAGAATTACAGGATGCTCTAATTACGAACATACTGGATAAAATCAAAAGCAAAAATTATTTGGGCGTGAATTTCGACTTTGAGTACGTTAAACCGGAAGACCGTGAAAATTATAACACTTTTCTTCGCAAGACGGTTGCACGGTTGCGTCCCGAAGGATTTTCGGTCTCTACGGCTCTCGCTCCTAAAGTGAGGGAGGGTCAAAAAGGATTGCTTTATGAAGCACACGATTACGCAGCTCACGGAGAAATTGTCGATTTCGTCGTATTAATGACATACGAATGGGGATGGGCAGGAGGAAGGCCGTTGGCGATCGCGCCAATTAATGAAGTGAAGCGTGTTCTCGATTATGCCGTTACAGCTATCCCGCGCAACAAAATTTTAATGGGGATGCCCTTATACGGAAGGGATTGGAAAATACCATGGGTTCAAGGGACTTTTGCCCAAATAGTCACTCCGCAGGAAGCAGTCCGACTAGCAGCAAGGTATGGTGTCGACATTCAATATCATGAGACATATCAGTCCCCGTTTTTCCATTATGTCGATGAGAGTGGTCAGGAGCATGAAGTCTGGTTTGAAGATGCGCGCAGTTTTCAAACCAAATTTGACACGGTAAAGCAATACGGTCTTCGCGGCGTCAGCTATTGGGTGCTAGGTAGTCCATCCCCGCAAAATTGGCTTGTACAACAAAATAATTTTATGGTAAGAAAGATAATATAA
- a CDS encoding DNRLRE domain-containing protein — protein MTTHLKSSLRLLALFLTFSLIFNLVGMSFASAAPGETQNAPQNNKLVADIGEIPSKLPKEKLELTSKRTKYSTRFLNPDGSFTEEIFLEPKFYQDSSDKKWKNIDNGLKANNSGKYENGANDFNAIFADNSETGDLVTVEKDGKSLSFVPVKANNVTGSINQDKITYAGLFQDTDVRYQVKGDAVKEDLILNKYNNRNVFSYELKLNGVTASTESDGTILFRDSKGNKLWYFEKPFMTDASGKYSDKLTLTLRKENGKTYVDVTADKTFLEDPSTQYPVTIDPTVDSWNILKDTFISGTNPTSSYSSATSMHTGNTPSYGAARSLAQFYLPALPSDSKISSANFNAYQSRVESTNVSVDLFKITSDWTGSVTWNTQPTINATAESTVTSNASSAYWQWDITQLTKDWYNGVLPNYGFMLKQQNEGTSPYRSFNTVNASTNTPRLTINYTIDPIGLEDFWGYTKDGVNPANGNLVLQQNDFSIPGRGVSVSIDRTYNSRKSAIAGMFGYGWKSNVEAQIVDAGSGPITLIDGDNTRHIFGQAVGGGYAAAGGVYLTLVKNGDNTYTVTKTDGTKINFNTSGKISSLVDTNNNTTTYSYTSGKLTTITDASGRTTTIAYGANGYVSSITYNPASRTVNYEYDASYNLTKVTDPAAKFITMGYDSGHNITTITDQRSKTTTVGYDVPNDRVTSISRPITIDGAIQTSTTNYSYYTAYSVTSVIDGEGRRIDYSYNSSNNIVQITENGQDTANKAVTTYAYNNNNNLTQVKDANVNKTENYAYAFVYTYGATGNITGMQPPATQSNPVNVYVYTYDSNGNVTGAQLPENQSEIYTYDGQNNRITSRDYNLNTSKFSFDGSNNQTESTDPYTQTAASRYLSNGNLDYSTNMMAAADNLLANSSFELDADANNWPDNWTQAVDTGKSATFAWSGTSKYGSKGVSISNPTGWAVVSSDFISAAPTDKFIVSGYVKTSGTTSNSLIKIDFYNSSNGWISQQVSYALKGTHDWTRVQAVVDSIPAGTANIKVSVGMDPGTGTAYFDGIQLEKGTVLSAYNLLDNSSFERDANADNYPDNWDRGSLTTSDVKDSSEKYIGSYSYKITGQSGVNKYIKQRINISGDANTKLTLSGWSKQSGANPSGGNYLMQVAIHYTSGSTDWSNSNNISKTASGWQHVAAAVNPTAAFDWIEVYYYYYNQTGTAWFDAPRLEIGPSITFNTYDANGNYMTSLKDPLGNIADYTYDTFGNVLTAQDPKNQTTSFQYDSRNLLTQVTDAKNGITTYGYDNAGNRTTVTDARNKITTYEYNEFNKVSKITNPLSQAIQFGYDKNGQNTKVIYQKGDSITSTYNALNRLNGISYNGVQKWGYTYDSLGNVASINNIAAGKTTNYTYDKNNRVTTMSEGANNRFDFGYDDNSNLRSLKLTAGATSVTQGYNYDSLNQVTALSRDSFNLTKFIYDERGNVISVKNSNGTYTAYEYDADNRLILLKNYNAAGAVLNSYVYTYDANSNRTSIVTGSGTISYQYDALNQLTQETLPDGITIAYEYDAAGNRTKKTVGANITNYTYDNGNQLTAVNGQTYTYDSNGNLTSNGPKTYVYNEVNQLIEVKNTGGSTIATFTYDDQGKRISMTASGSTANFHYSGDKVVYVTDANNTITAEYTWDAAGKPVTMTYNNATYYYHLDGHGSVTAMTDASGNTVAQYQYDAWGNIITQSGAMASVNPYRYSGYRYDEATGLYYLMARYYDASVGRFITRDTFHGFESDPLSLNQYAYTKNNPVMYFDPTGHYGINGLKSYWWGYKIYLSNYWSKQLVEALYSGAAGLGIAIAISGAIPSAPSAVVKTFATILGAGYGLIGRAITNANKGNGVYIRFTGHLPYIFFSGVYPQ, from the coding sequence TTGACCACACATTTAAAGTCATCTTTGCGCTTACTTGCATTATTTCTCACTTTCTCCTTGATTTTTAATCTCGTTGGCATGTCTTTTGCCAGCGCTGCCCCTGGAGAAACGCAAAACGCGCCGCAGAATAACAAACTCGTGGCGGATATCGGTGAAATACCTAGCAAACTTCCAAAGGAAAAGCTGGAATTAACGAGCAAGCGCACGAAATACTCCACCAGGTTCCTTAACCCGGATGGTAGCTTTACTGAAGAAATTTTTCTCGAACCGAAGTTTTACCAGGATTCATCAGATAAAAAGTGGAAGAATATCGATAACGGTCTCAAAGCAAATAATTCGGGTAAGTATGAAAACGGAGCCAACGACTTCAACGCCATATTTGCAGACAATTCAGAAACAGGTGACCTTGTTACTGTTGAAAAAGACGGTAAAAGTCTTTCATTTGTCCCGGTAAAAGCTAACAATGTCACAGGCTCAATTAATCAAGACAAAATCACATATGCCGGACTTTTCCAGGATACGGATGTCCGTTACCAGGTAAAAGGTGACGCAGTCAAGGAAGATCTAATTCTGAACAAATATAACAACAGAAATGTATTTTCATATGAACTGAAGCTCAATGGAGTAACGGCTTCAACTGAGAGTGACGGTACGATACTATTTAGAGATAGCAAAGGCAACAAGCTTTGGTACTTTGAAAAGCCCTTTATGACCGATGCAAGTGGTAAATATTCGGATAAATTGACATTGACGCTCCGAAAGGAAAACGGAAAAACGTATGTCGACGTTACTGCCGACAAGACATTCCTTGAAGATCCCAGCACACAATATCCGGTCACCATTGATCCGACTGTAGACAGTTGGAACATCTTGAAGGATACGTTCATATCCGGAACCAACCCCACTAGTTCATATTCCAGCGCCACTTCCATGCATACTGGGAATACGCCTTCCTACGGTGCTGCCCGCTCATTGGCACAGTTTTATCTGCCTGCCCTGCCGAGCGACAGTAAAATTTCAAGTGCAAACTTCAACGCCTACCAGTCGAGAGTAGAGTCTACCAATGTCTCTGTAGACTTATTTAAAATAACCTCCGATTGGACGGGTTCTGTAACATGGAATACCCAGCCTACAATCAATGCAACGGCTGAATCGACAGTAACCAGTAATGCATCCAGTGCATACTGGCAGTGGGATATAACCCAATTAACCAAGGACTGGTATAACGGTGTATTACCAAACTATGGATTTATGCTCAAGCAGCAGAACGAAGGCACATCACCTTACAGATCGTTCAATACGGTTAACGCAAGTACTAATACGCCAAGGCTTACTATTAATTATACTATCGATCCGATAGGACTTGAGGATTTCTGGGGATATACTAAAGACGGCGTAAATCCGGCCAATGGAAATCTGGTACTTCAGCAAAACGACTTTTCAATACCCGGAAGAGGTGTGTCCGTTAGCATTGATAGGACATACAACAGCCGTAAATCCGCTATAGCAGGTATGTTCGGCTATGGCTGGAAGAGTAATGTGGAAGCTCAGATTGTCGATGCAGGCAGCGGTCCTATTACACTTATAGATGGAGATAACACCCGTCATATCTTCGGACAGGCAGTCGGGGGAGGTTATGCTGCTGCCGGAGGGGTATACCTGACATTAGTAAAAAATGGAGACAACACTTATACCGTAACCAAAACCGACGGTACTAAAATCAATTTCAATACCAGTGGTAAAATATCTTCACTCGTAGATACAAATAACAATACTACCACTTATAGCTACACTTCAGGCAAGCTTACTACGATAACCGATGCTTCGGGCAGGACGACTACCATTGCCTACGGCGCTAACGGTTACGTTTCAAGTATAACCTACAATCCCGCGAGCCGTACGGTAAATTATGAGTATGATGCATCATACAACCTTACCAAAGTGACCGATCCGGCAGCAAAATTCATAACCATGGGCTACGACTCTGGTCATAACATAACTACAATAACCGATCAGAGAAGTAAAACAACCACCGTAGGGTATGACGTGCCAAACGACAGGGTAACCAGCATCAGCAGGCCGATCACTATAGATGGCGCTATACAGACCAGCACTACTAATTATAGCTATTATACTGCATACAGTGTTACTTCAGTCATTGACGGTGAAGGACGGAGAATAGACTACAGTTATAATTCCAGCAATAATATCGTTCAAATAACGGAAAACGGTCAGGATACGGCAAACAAGGCTGTTACAACCTATGCCTATAATAACAACAACAATCTCACTCAAGTGAAGGACGCCAATGTTAATAAGACGGAGAATTATGCTTACGCATTTGTTTACACCTATGGTGCGACCGGTAATATTACCGGTATGCAGCCTCCTGCGACACAGTCCAATCCTGTAAATGTCTATGTCTATACCTATGATTCTAACGGAAATGTTACCGGGGCACAGCTTCCTGAAAACCAGTCGGAGATTTACACCTACGACGGTCAGAACAATAGGATAACCTCACGGGATTACAACTTAAACACCAGTAAATTCAGCTTTGACGGAAGCAATAATCAGACTGAATCCACAGACCCTTATACCCAGACTGCCGCAAGCAGGTATTTGTCAAACGGTAATCTTGACTACTCTACAAATATGATGGCAGCAGCGGATAACCTGCTGGCGAATTCAAGCTTTGAGTTGGATGCCGATGCTAATAACTGGCCAGACAACTGGACACAGGCAGTTGACACGGGGAAATCAGCAACCTTTGCATGGTCAGGTACGTCCAAATACGGTAGTAAAGGTGTCAGTATCTCTAACCCGACTGGTTGGGCGGTAGTTTCCTCTGATTTTATTTCTGCCGCCCCAACAGATAAATTTATCGTGAGTGGGTATGTAAAAACATCAGGTACAACCAGCAACTCTCTTATTAAAATCGATTTCTACAACTCATCAAACGGGTGGATCAGCCAGCAGGTATCCTACGCATTAAAGGGAACCCATGATTGGACTCGCGTTCAGGCTGTCGTTGACAGCATTCCGGCCGGAACAGCAAACATAAAAGTATCGGTAGGAATGGATCCTGGTACAGGTACTGCCTATTTTGATGGAATTCAGCTTGAAAAAGGGACCGTATTAAGCGCCTATAACCTGCTTGACAACTCCAGCTTCGAGCGCGACGCCAATGCGGACAACTATCCTGATAATTGGGACAGAGGTTCTTTGACAACGAGTGATGTTAAAGACTCGAGTGAAAAGTATATAGGGTCCTATTCCTATAAGATAACCGGCCAAAGCGGAGTAAACAAATATATAAAGCAGCGCATAAATATCTCTGGTGATGCCAATACGAAGCTTACCCTGTCAGGCTGGTCGAAACAGTCGGGTGCCAACCCCAGTGGAGGCAATTACCTCATGCAGGTAGCAATCCACTATACAAGCGGGTCAACCGATTGGAGCAATTCGAACAATATTAGCAAAACAGCTTCCGGTTGGCAGCACGTAGCGGCTGCTGTCAATCCTACTGCGGCGTTTGATTGGATTGAAGTCTACTACTATTACTACAACCAGACTGGTACAGCCTGGTTTGATGCACCGAGGCTTGAGATCGGGCCTTCTATTACCTTCAACACCTATGACGCAAACGGCAACTACATGACCAGTTTAAAAGACCCGCTTGGCAATATAGCAGACTACACCTATGATACCTTTGGGAATGTATTAACTGCACAAGACCCGAAGAATCAGACAACTTCATTCCAGTACGACAGCAGGAACCTCCTTACTCAGGTGACCGATGCAAAGAATGGTATAACCACTTACGGATATGACAATGCTGGAAACAGGACTACTGTCACTGATGCAAGGAACAAGATAACAACCTACGAGTACAACGAGTTCAACAAGGTATCAAAGATAACCAACCCATTAAGCCAGGCAATACAGTTCGGGTATGATAAAAACGGGCAGAATACAAAGGTGATATACCAGAAGGGCGACAGCATAACTAGCACATACAATGCATTGAACCGCCTAAATGGGATATCTTATAACGGAGTGCAGAAATGGGGTTATACCTACGACTCCCTCGGGAATGTTGCCTCAATAAATAACATTGCCGCTGGTAAGACTACCAACTACACGTACGACAAGAATAACCGTGTAACAACGATGTCGGAAGGTGCGAATAACAGGTTCGACTTTGGGTACGACGACAATAGCAACCTGAGATCGCTGAAACTTACTGCAGGGGCAACTTCGGTTACACAAGGTTACAACTATGACAGCCTGAACCAAGTGACCGCATTATCCAGAGACAGCTTTAACCTTACCAAGTTCATATACGATGAGAGAGGCAACGTTATATCGGTCAAGAACAGCAACGGAACCTATACAGCGTATGAGTATGATGCCGACAACCGATTGATATTATTGAAGAACTATAATGCCGCTGGTGCAGTGTTGAATTCGTATGTATATACCTACGATGCCAACAGCAACCGAACCAGTATCGTAACGGGTTCTGGCACCATATCGTACCAATACGATGCATTGAACCAGTTGACGCAAGAAACGTTACCCGATGGAATTACAATAGCTTATGAGTATGATGCAGCAGGAAACAGAACGAAGAAAACGGTTGGTGCCAATATTACAAACTATACCTATGATAACGGCAACCAGCTTACTGCAGTAAACGGTCAGACTTACACGTATGATTCGAACGGGAACCTCACTAGCAACGGGCCAAAGACATATGTGTATAATGAAGTGAATCAGCTTATAGAAGTAAAAAATACCGGCGGAAGCACAATAGCGACCTTCACCTATGACGATCAGGGCAAACGCATAAGCATGACAGCATCCGGATCTACTGCCAATTTCCATTACAGTGGAGATAAAGTTGTATATGTTACGGATGCAAACAACACCATTACTGCTGAATATACCTGGGATGCTGCCGGTAAACCGGTTACAATGACGTACAATAACGCCACCTATTACTATCATTTGGATGGACACGGCAGTGTAACTGCAATGACTGATGCCAGCGGCAATACAGTAGCTCAGTATCAGTATGACGCATGGGGTAATATTATAACGCAGTCAGGTGCAATGGCTTCTGTAAACCCATACAGGTATTCGGGATACAGGTATGATGAAGCTACTGGGCTGTATTACTTGATGGCTAGGTACTATGATGCCAGTGTCGGTAGGTTTATTACAAGGGATACCTTCCATGGATTTGAAAGTGATCCATTAAGTCTTAATCAATATGCTTATACTAAAAATAATCCTGTCATGTATTTTGACCCGACTGGTCATTACGGAATAAATGGCTTAAAAAGTTATTGGTGGGGGTATAAAATCTACCTCAGTAACTATTGGTCAAAGCAATTGGTTGAAGCTTTATATAGTGGTGCAGCTGGGCTAGGTATTGCTATCGCTATATCAGGAGCTATTCCCTCTGCTCCCAGTGCAGTCGTGAAAACATTTGCTACAATATTGGGAGCAGGTTATGGCTTAATTGGTCGGGCAATTACAAATGCTAATAAAGGAAATGGAGTTTATATTCGTTTTACTGGGCATTTGCCATATATCTTTTTTTCTGGTGTTTATCCACAATAA
- a CDS encoding AraC family transcriptional regulator, whose protein sequence is MQREHNEDKISKACQLIGGSNDIHYDMKEAAAAVNMGYESFRKLFIATTGLSLQRYHIEQLMKQAKMMLLSGLPIKHVADSLGYGNIYSFTKQFTKAEGISPGRYNRNRQG, encoded by the coding sequence ATGCAGAGAGAGCACAATGAAGATAAAATATCGAAGGCTTGCCAACTCATCGGCGGCTCCAATGATATCCATTATGATATGAAGGAAGCTGCAGCAGCCGTCAATATGGGCTACGAGAGTTTCAGGAAGCTATTTATAGCCACGACAGGGCTTTCCCTTCAGCGGTACCACATTGAACAATTAATGAAACAAGCCAAAATGATGCTTCTCTCCGGACTCCCCATCAAACACGTAGCCGATAGTCTTGGTTACGGGAATATTTATTCCTTTACGAAACAATTTACGAAAGCGGAAGGAATATCTCCGGGACGTTATAACCGTAACCGCCAAGGGTGA
- a CDS encoding cellulase family glycosylhydrolase: MRTKRSYLSVLVVVALLMSLFSSVGSAAASPKESKMQSYVSAMQPGWNLGNTFDSFDTNKPNNGDETSWGNPIVTKEFIKEIKKQGFKSIRIPITWDGRMGGAPDYTIDPAWMDRVQQVVDWSLEEGLYVMINVHHDAWMWLRTMPTNHDEVLARYTALWTQIADRFKNHSDKLMFESINEPEFLNVDITKQLELLDEINTTFVHIVRESGGANADRPLVLPTLYCNDEKVRVDSLASTIAKLNDPNLITTVHFYGLWNFSVNIGGYPKFEADTIKVVDTLIDNVSNAFVSKGIPVIVGEYGLLGWDVSEGLPEHGEMLKYIEYFTSKAVENKLALMLWDNGGRFDRRTLQWNDPELYDQIMASLKGRSSTGESDLIFVRKDARAQDTLVPLHLNGNKLTGIRAGDYKLKKGKDYELNGEDLTLKASFTAKLTESAALGEVAVLKVQFNKGADWTFYVMYNDTPVLQNVEGTTASFAIPTAFNGDRLATMEAVYAEGGNAGPDNWTSFKAFGQTFKPSYATNEITLTQSFFKEVNDGTVILKFHFWSGAIIEYTITKNGTNITGTAS; this comes from the coding sequence ATGCGCACAAAAAGATCATATCTATCCGTCCTAGTGGTCGTTGCCCTGCTGATGTCGTTGTTTTCATCCGTCGGTTCGGCCGCTGCTTCCCCGAAAGAAAGCAAAATGCAGTCTTATGTCAGTGCAATGCAGCCCGGATGGAACCTGGGCAATACATTTGATTCATTTGATACGAATAAACCAAATAATGGTGACGAGACGTCCTGGGGCAACCCGATCGTTACCAAAGAATTCATTAAGGAAATTAAGAAGCAGGGCTTCAAAAGCATCCGCATTCCGATTACATGGGACGGGCGAATGGGCGGCGCGCCGGACTATACGATCGATCCGGCCTGGATGGACCGGGTTCAGCAAGTCGTCGATTGGTCGCTCGAAGAGGGTCTGTATGTCATGATCAACGTTCACCACGACGCTTGGATGTGGCTCAGAACGATGCCAACGAATCATGACGAAGTATTGGCCCGATATACTGCGCTATGGACGCAGATCGCCGACCGCTTCAAGAATCATTCCGACAAACTGATGTTCGAAAGCATCAACGAACCGGAATTTTTAAACGTTGATATCACGAAGCAGCTCGAATTACTTGATGAAATCAACACAACCTTCGTGCATATTGTAAGAGAGTCTGGAGGCGCTAATGCCGATCGTCCGCTTGTGCTGCCGACGTTATATTGCAATGACGAGAAAGTGCGTGTGGATTCGCTTGCAAGCACGATTGCCAAGCTGAACGATCCGAATTTGATCACGACCGTTCATTTTTACGGCCTCTGGAATTTCAGCGTAAACATTGGGGGCTACCCAAAGTTTGAGGCCGACACGATTAAGGTTGTCGATACATTGATTGACAATGTATCTAATGCGTTTGTATCGAAAGGAATTCCCGTTATCGTAGGCGAATACGGACTGCTAGGCTGGGATGTCAGCGAAGGTTTGCCCGAGCATGGCGAGATGTTGAAGTATATCGAGTATTTCACCTCTAAAGCCGTAGAGAACAAACTTGCCCTTATGCTGTGGGACAACGGTGGGCGTTTTGACCGCCGAACGCTTCAGTGGAACGATCCGGAGCTTTACGATCAGATCATGGCCAGCTTGAAAGGCCGCTCTTCCACTGGCGAATCCGATCTGATCTTTGTCAGAAAAGACGCGCGGGCTCAGGACACTTTAGTGCCCTTGCACTTGAACGGCAATAAGCTGACCGGCATCCGGGCCGGAGACTATAAGTTGAAAAAGGGCAAAGATTATGAGTTGAACGGCGAAGACCTGACCCTCAAAGCAAGTTTTACCGCCAAGCTGACTGAATCGGCCGCACTCGGCGAGGTAGCCGTATTGAAAGTCCAATTTAACAAAGGCGCCGATTGGACCTTCTATGTCATGTACAATGACACACCTGTGCTGCAAAACGTGGAAGGCACCACAGCAAGCTTTGCGATTCCGACCGCCTTCAACGGCGACCGACTTGCTACGATGGAGGCCGTGTATGCTGAAGGGGGCAACGCCGGTCCGGATAACTGGACTTCGTTCAAGGCGTTCGGCCAAACATTCAAACCATCTTATGCAACAAATGAAATCACGCTTACACAGAGCTTTTTCAAAGAAGTGAACGACGGAACGGTGATTCTGAAGTTCCACTTCTGGAGCGGCGCCATCATCGAGTACACGATTACGAAGAACGGCACGAACATCACGGGCACAGCATCGTAG